From a single Bacillus sp. BGMRC 2118 genomic region:
- a CDS encoding spore germination protein, producing MFGFNQQNTINWIKEQLGSSLDVVTHELKAGSHSVHILYISSICDEKLIQTNLILPLFETQTEKEYISYLFSQPNVKSHTKDEETLKSVMNGSVFVSTSTNHLLFVSSKSSNKSVGEATVETVIQGPQSALSEDLETNINLIRKRYPQPTLRIEEKEVGTLSNTKVSIMYDQDFVNGDVLKKVKKSLEKIEIDVLQAAGQLHQKITNRKRTLFPTMMITERPDRIVLNLAQGKIVLLIDGTPFSIILPAVFYDFISSMEDLYQTYWVSKFIVSLRYIGLFISIILPSVYVGVTAFNPEIFRVQLALSIAGSRVGVPYPAFLEVLLMLLMMELLTEASVRLPKAIGSTATTVGGLILGQAAVEAGLVSNVMIIIVAAVAISNFVIPINAMSFAMRVVKYLLLLFTSFFGLLGLAMGVILLVCYLTSLDSFGEPYLKVFREPKAKDKEMARRSQGEVGSP from the coding sequence ATGTTTGGATTTAATCAACAAAACACAATCAATTGGATAAAGGAGCAACTTGGAAGCTCCTTAGATGTGGTAACACATGAATTAAAGGCAGGATCACATTCCGTTCATATTTTATACATAAGCAGTATTTGTGATGAGAAGCTTATTCAGACAAATTTAATTCTTCCTCTTTTTGAGACACAAACAGAAAAAGAATACATTTCATATCTGTTTTCACAGCCAAACGTGAAATCTCATACTAAAGATGAAGAAACACTTAAGTCTGTTATGAATGGCAGTGTATTTGTTTCTACCTCCACTAATCATCTGTTATTTGTAAGTAGTAAATCATCAAATAAATCTGTGGGAGAAGCAACTGTTGAAACGGTTATTCAAGGGCCACAGTCAGCGTTAAGTGAGGATTTGGAAACAAATATTAATTTGATCCGGAAAAGGTATCCACAGCCAACACTTCGTATTGAAGAAAAAGAGGTCGGTACATTATCTAATACAAAGGTATCGATTATGTATGATCAAGATTTTGTAAATGGCGATGTGTTAAAGAAGGTCAAAAAGTCACTTGAAAAAATTGAGATTGACGTCCTGCAAGCTGCAGGACAGCTGCATCAAAAAATAACAAATAGAAAAAGAACTTTATTTCCCACAATGATGATTACGGAGCGCCCTGACCGAATCGTGCTAAACCTTGCCCAAGGGAAAATTGTATTACTCATTGATGGTACACCATTTTCCATAATATTACCTGCAGTTTTCTATGACTTTATCTCTTCAATGGAAGACTTATATCAAACGTACTGGGTGAGCAAATTCATTGTCTCACTTCGCTATATTGGGCTTTTCATCAGCATTATCCTCCCCTCGGTGTATGTGGGAGTAACAGCCTTTAATCCAGAGATTTTTAGAGTTCAATTAGCATTAAGTATTGCAGGGTCTCGTGTCGGTGTACCGTATCCAGCCTTTCTAGAGGTGTTATTAATGCTTCTCATGATGGAGCTTCTGACTGAGGCAAGTGTGAGGCTGCCGAAAGCTATCGGATCAACAGCAACGACTGTTGGAGGTTTAATATTAGGACAAGCAGCTGTTGAGGCGGGACTCGTGTCAAATGTAATGATCATTATTGTTGCCGCAGTTGCCATATCAAACTTTGTCATACCCATTAACGCAATGAGCTTTGCGATGAGAGTTGTGAAATACTTGCTATTACTGTTCACTAGCTTTTTTGGTTTGCTAGGGCTCGCTATGGGTGTCATTTTATTAGTTTGTTATCTCACTAGTCTTGATAGCTTTGGTGAGCCTTATTTAAAGGTTTTTAGAGAGCCGAAAGCAAAGGACAAAGAAATGGCAAGACGTTCTCAAGGGGAGGTCGGATCGCCCTGA
- a CDS encoding response regulator transcription factor — MSIKVLICDDHHVVRRGLLFFLKTQQDIEIVAEASNGKEAVELVKKHMPDVVLMDLVMPEMDGIEATKIIKEQQPKTKVIILTSFSDKDQVIPAIRAGATGYQLKDIEPDELVNVIRSVYRGENQLHPKVTNHVMTHLMQGGTKETNHLDDLTKRELEVLAEIARGKSNKEIAASLVITEKTVKTHVSNILSKLELQDRTQAALYAVKNGIAKNYL; from the coding sequence ATGTCTATAAAAGTTTTAATATGTGATGACCATCATGTGGTTAGACGAGGATTATTGTTCTTTTTAAAAACACAGCAAGATATAGAAATTGTTGCAGAAGCTTCGAATGGTAAAGAAGCAGTGGAGCTTGTTAAGAAACATATGCCAGATGTTGTGCTGATGGATTTAGTGATGCCTGAAATGGATGGGATCGAGGCAACAAAAATTATTAAGGAACAACAGCCTAAAACAAAGGTTATTATTTTAACAAGCTTCTCAGATAAAGACCAAGTCATCCCAGCAATTCGTGCAGGCGCAACAGGCTATCAGCTGAAAGACATTGAACCAGATGAACTTGTTAATGTCATACGTTCTGTTTATAGAGGGGAGAACCAACTGCATCCAAAGGTTACAAACCATGTAATGACACACCTTATGCAAGGTGGTACAAAAGAAACGAATCATTTAGATGATTTAACAAAACGTGAATTAGAAGTATTAGCAGAAATTGCAAGAGGAAAAAGCAACAAAGAAATTGCAGCAAGTCTAGTGATAACTGAAAAAACGGTTAAAACACATGTATCCAATATCTTATCTAAACTAGAACTTCAAGATAGAACTCAAGCAGCGCTTTACGCCGTGAAAAACGGAATTGCAAAAAATTATCTTTAA
- a CDS encoding carboxypeptidase, which translates to MKQTFVLCILLLLFGFQSHTYAKEQRTIVQTHEVYTFEDLTEDLYHLQKAYRDSIQVKVIGHSTYKKPIYAVKVGQGNQSILINASHHGREWMTSLLTMKMIEEYAHSHKYHKEYEGYHTSLLDEVSIWFVPMVNPDGVEIQQTGLFQIASSERLVQLLMMNGGSVDFSRWKANGAGIDLNRQYEAGWDQLEDSAPFPFYQLYKGIKPHSAPEVQALVTFTEKIQPLMAVSYHSSGRVLYWYYQTEKAHIKRDKKIAKQVADITGYKLDKPIHTAIGGGYTDWFIQTYKKPAMTIEISYEVNETNPPLSVFQEEWNRNKTVGIHLAREAIQLK; encoded by the coding sequence GTGAAGCAAACATTCGTTTTATGTATTTTACTTCTTTTGTTTGGGTTTCAGTCACATACATATGCAAAAGAACAACGGACAATTGTTCAAACCCATGAAGTTTATACCTTTGAAGATCTGACAGAAGACTTATATCATCTTCAAAAAGCGTATCGGGATTCTATCCAGGTGAAGGTAATTGGACATTCGACGTATAAAAAACCGATTTATGCTGTCAAAGTAGGACAAGGAAACCAGTCAATCTTGATAAATGCATCTCATCATGGAAGAGAATGGATGACGAGCTTGCTTACGATGAAAATGATTGAGGAATATGCTCATTCCCATAAATATCATAAAGAGTACGAAGGATATCATACATCCCTTTTAGATGAAGTCTCGATATGGTTTGTTCCAATGGTTAATCCTGATGGAGTAGAGATTCAACAAACTGGACTGTTTCAAATAGCATCTTCTGAACGACTCGTTCAACTTCTTATGATGAATGGGGGAAGTGTTGATTTTTCTAGGTGGAAAGCAAATGGTGCAGGCATTGATTTAAACCGTCAGTATGAAGCAGGATGGGATCAGCTTGAAGACAGTGCTCCATTCCCCTTTTACCAACTTTACAAAGGAATCAAACCTCACTCAGCTCCAGAAGTACAAGCACTAGTCACATTTACTGAAAAAATACAGCCTCTAATGGCGGTTTCTTATCATTCATCAGGCAGAGTGTTGTATTGGTATTATCAAACGGAAAAGGCACATATAAAGCGAGATAAAAAAATTGCAAAACAAGTTGCGGATATCACTGGTTATAAACTAGATAAACCAATACATACAGCGATAGGTGGCGGATATACGGATTGGTTTATTCAAACCTACAAAAAGCCTGCTATGACAATTGAAATTAGCTATGAAGTGAACGAAACGAATCCCCCATTATCCGTATTCCAGGAAGAATGGAACAGAAATAAAACAGTCGGGATTCATTTAGCAAGAGAAGCCATTCAGTTAAAATAA
- a CDS encoding Ger(x)C family spore germination protein, which produces MRKKCNFFLKIFLLYLIVISSTACGYKDIDKRIFAVAIGVGKPKEGDQKYSVMVKFAIPTADIKAGQKDFIIIEKNGDSITEAIRMIKSEVDKEIDFSHSKMIILGEDILGEDLQETIDWFIRRRDIQKIAWLAVGSPGVEEILKLKPKSESLPANALFLSFGNTGTESAYIITEYLFDLRKRLTEKGLDPVLPIIESTDSETYKINSAIVMNKEGEVIKLKTEETKVLNTLLNRANKLDIKVVEDGNKDLFYIAADVANVEYKIIEGTIPKIKLDVTIEGLIEESLDRVSRNALKEYEKRAEKQVKERIRNLLTLLQEKDADPIGLGLLYRANHIDKNDWSKWKEVYGQVKFDVEVDITLQGTGLLK; this is translated from the coding sequence ATGAGAAAGAAATGCAATTTTTTCTTGAAAATCTTCCTTCTATATCTAATAGTCATATCGAGCACAGCATGTGGGTATAAAGATATTGATAAAAGAATATTTGCTGTTGCTATAGGTGTTGGTAAACCTAAAGAGGGAGATCAAAAGTACAGTGTGATGGTGAAATTTGCAATTCCAACTGCTGATATCAAAGCAGGTCAAAAGGATTTCATCATTATCGAGAAAAATGGCGATTCAATTACTGAAGCCATAAGGATGATTAAATCAGAGGTGGATAAGGAAATTGATTTTAGCCATTCCAAAATGATTATTTTAGGAGAAGACATACTGGGTGAAGACCTCCAAGAAACAATTGACTGGTTTATAAGGCGAAGAGATATTCAGAAAATTGCCTGGTTAGCTGTAGGTTCTCCTGGTGTTGAGGAAATATTGAAACTCAAACCAAAGTCTGAAAGCTTGCCTGCAAATGCTTTGTTCTTATCATTTGGAAATACGGGAACAGAGTCAGCCTATATTATTACAGAATACTTATTTGACCTTCGAAAGCGACTAACTGAAAAGGGATTGGATCCGGTTTTACCGATTATTGAATCAACTGATTCAGAGACTTATAAAATAAACTCAGCCATTGTAATGAATAAAGAAGGAGAAGTAATTAAATTAAAGACGGAAGAAACAAAGGTATTAAATACATTGTTAAATAGAGCAAACAAATTAGATATTAAAGTGGTGGAAGATGGAAACAAAGATTTATTTTATATTGCTGCAGATGTGGCAAATGTAGAATATAAGATAATAGAGGGAACAATCCCTAAAATAAAATTGGACGTAACCATAGAGGGACTCATTGAGGAATCACTGGACAGGGTCTCTAGAAATGCGTTAAAAGAATATGAAAAGCGTGCAGAAAAGCAAGTCAAAGAAAGGATCAGAAATTTATTAACGTTGCTTCAAGAAAAAGATGCAGATCCAATTGGTCTTGGACTGTTGTATCGAGCGAATCACATAGATAAGAACGATTGGAGTAAATGGAAAGAGGTATATGGACAAGTTAAGTTTGACGTAGAGGTTGACATCACCTTACAGGGGACAGGTCTTCTAAAGTAA
- a CDS encoding GerAB/ArcD/ProY family transporter, producing the protein MMVNLFVFIPTILIEARFQGAVMAVPIAIIIGSTFLFVYVHANNKFPEKGMPEILALTPKWFRVLFLSFLASMWFLAGSISLLAFNNVAIRFLNPDIQGVYLITAFAVCVYIIISLLNTAQILYALEIILILNFPLLIMFVSQAYLNDYISWSSVLEVSGNFSEIPSYGVLAAATFIFSGYANMTIFSRVFKEKIKLRTMWVLPVLGALTLFTTLFIPIGFWGADGVGDLSFPWVSTADTLRIEYGPIERLISIFLLLYISISLMSVIVHWHVSFEMIKSIMPGKEKEKRRRLVERVMLISFILVTIVLEMNLREEGILTIGKYWLNLRFPSEAVLVITMFLLARRKAR; encoded by the coding sequence ATGATGGTAAACCTGTTTGTGTTTATTCCAACAATATTGATAGAGGCTCGTTTTCAAGGTGCCGTCATGGCTGTACCGATTGCGATCATTATTGGGTCCACCTTCCTGTTTGTGTATGTGCACGCAAATAATAAGTTTCCAGAGAAGGGAATGCCTGAAATCCTTGCACTGACACCAAAGTGGTTTCGGGTATTGTTTCTCTCGTTTCTAGCAAGTATGTGGTTTTTAGCAGGTAGTATTTCTTTATTAGCCTTTAATAATGTGGCCATTCGATTTTTAAACCCTGATATTCAAGGAGTGTACTTAATTACTGCATTTGCAGTTTGCGTCTATATCATTATCAGTTTGTTAAATACCGCTCAAATTTTGTATGCCTTAGAAATTATACTGATTTTAAATTTCCCGCTCTTGATCATGTTTGTGTCACAAGCATATTTAAATGACTACATTAGCTGGTCATCTGTATTAGAAGTGAGTGGGAATTTCTCAGAAATTCCTTCATATGGAGTCCTTGCCGCTGCCACCTTTATTTTTTCTGGATATGCAAATATGACTATTTTTAGTCGGGTATTTAAGGAGAAAATCAAATTAAGAACAATGTGGGTACTGCCCGTACTGGGAGCATTAACTTTATTTACAACATTATTTATTCCGATCGGTTTTTGGGGTGCTGACGGAGTGGGTGATTTATCTTTCCCTTGGGTATCAACTGCTGACACACTGCGAATCGAATATGGACCCATTGAGCGTCTGATCTCCATATTTCTGCTTTTGTACATAAGTATTTCATTAATGAGTGTAATTGTACACTGGCACGTATCATTTGAAATGATAAAAAGTATCATGCCTGGTAAAGAGAAAGAAAAAAGAAGAAGGTTAGTTGAAAGAGTGATGCTGATTTCCTTTATCTTAGTAACGATTGTGTTAGAGATGAATTTAAGGGAGGAAGGAATACTTACTATCGGAAAGTACTGGCTCAATCTACGCTTTCCAAGTGAAGCAGTTCTTGTCATTACTATGTTTTTGTTAGCAAGGAGGAAAGCTAGATGA
- a CDS encoding GAF domain-containing sensor histidine kinase: MLNQANDLTQMLPNVLRELLHVTGIKSGWIFLIDDKGEYKLAADYNLPEGLQWKYKQPLCEGSCWCVDKYQKGRLNRAANIMECKRIENVMEYNWGKTEGITHHATVPLRAGNESFGLLNVASPNKTYFSQEELALLEAIAFQIGTAIKRVQLTLQEQEIALLAERNRLARDLHDSVNQLLFSLMLTVRGTKEMTQEPEVKEMLSYIQDLSQEALQEMRALIWQLRPEGLEDGIGSALCSYGKVLGLDVQVEVQGVLELPSKVEEAMWRIGQEALNNCKKHALTKKCHVEINIKDHRAVVMTIHDKGCGFHYTEGEKMPTIGLAGMKERAEYLGGSFNVVSQIGEGTTISVSLPV, encoded by the coding sequence ATGTTAAATCAAGCAAACGATTTAACGCAGATGCTTCCAAATGTTTTGAGAGAACTTCTTCATGTAACAGGTATTAAATCAGGCTGGATTTTTTTAATAGATGATAAGGGTGAGTACAAACTTGCTGCTGACTACAATTTGCCTGAAGGACTTCAATGGAAATATAAACAACCATTGTGTGAAGGGTCATGTTGGTGTGTAGATAAATATCAAAAAGGTCGATTAAATCGTGCAGCTAATATAATGGAATGCAAACGAATTGAAAATGTAATGGAATACAACTGGGGGAAAACAGAGGGAATCACTCATCATGCAACGGTACCATTGCGAGCCGGAAATGAAAGTTTTGGTCTTCTAAATGTGGCTTCGCCCAATAAGACATACTTTTCACAAGAAGAGTTAGCCTTGCTAGAAGCCATTGCCTTTCAAATTGGTACGGCGATTAAAAGGGTACAGCTGACTTTACAGGAACAAGAGATTGCCCTACTTGCAGAACGAAATCGATTAGCACGTGATTTACATGACTCGGTTAATCAGTTGTTATTTTCATTAATGCTTACAGTACGTGGTACAAAGGAAATGACACAAGAACCTGAAGTGAAGGAAATGCTGAGTTATATTCAAGACCTGTCACAAGAAGCACTTCAGGAAATGAGGGCGTTAATCTGGCAGTTGCGACCGGAAGGCTTAGAAGACGGGATAGGGAGCGCACTTTGTTCATACGGAAAAGTTCTGGGACTAGATGTGCAAGTGGAGGTACAAGGTGTACTCGAACTCCCAAGTAAAGTAGAAGAAGCGATGTGGAGAATTGGCCAAGAGGCATTAAATAATTGTAAGAAGCATGCACTTACGAAGAAATGCCATGTTGAAATAAATATAAAAGATCATAGAGCTGTTGTGATGACAATACATGATAAAGGCTGCGGATTTCACTACACAGAAGGTGAGAAAATGCCAACAATTGGTTTAGCGGGTATGAAGGAACGTGCTGAATATTTAGGAGGAAGTTTTAATGTGGTAAGCCAGATTGGAGAAGGAACAACTATTTCAGTAAGCTTACCAGTATAG
- a CDS encoding DUF3889 domain-containing protein has translation MYKRIVLPLISFAFIIGLLSSYTMQEYVGVAQQPDYTKWGNMAITIVKENYPEADVKEYKYEGRKSVSPQKAEDSFTFDVTKGSKPVKVKVVVTFNPQINSLVTLSLEELKPQR, from the coding sequence ATGTATAAAAGAATCGTACTTCCTCTCATAAGTTTTGCTTTTATCATTGGGCTTTTGTCCTCATATACGATGCAAGAATATGTGGGTGTAGCGCAGCAACCGGACTATACAAAATGGGGTAACATGGCCATCACCATTGTAAAGGAAAACTATCCAGAAGCAGATGTGAAGGAATATAAATATGAGGGTAGAAAATCAGTCAGTCCCCAGAAAGCAGAAGACTCGTTTACGTTCGATGTAACAAAAGGTAGCAAGCCCGTTAAGGTGAAAGTTGTAGTGACGTTTAATCCACAAATAAATTCGCTAGTTACTCTTTCATTAGAAGAATTAAAACCACAACGATAA